A genome region from Blautia coccoides includes the following:
- a CDS encoding DUF6783 domain-containing protein, producing the protein MHSGKLHVPFCGRFVPNSVSVARYDSLIGDKSLTKCDAQLAESNFHIHSTCSQLLNSSAMASSLSNWGRWISAALHETSLTGISVLRPSPIPFLDFTIPQGVFICSVQVYWP; encoded by the coding sequence ATTCATTCCGGCAAGCTGCACGTCCCATTTTGCGGGAGATTTGTCCCCAATTCGGTCAGCGTAGCCCGCTACGATTCCCTCATCGGGGACAAATCTCTCACAAAGTGTGACGCACAGCTTGCCGAAAGCAATTTTCATATACACTCTACCTGCTCCCAGTTACTAAATTCATCGGCAATGGCCTCTTCATTAAGTAACTGGGGCAGGTGGATCTCCGCGGCACTCCACGAAACATCGCTCACAGGAATCTCCGTCCTCCGGCCCTCTCCCATTCCCTTCCTGGATTTCACTATTCCGCAGGGTGTTTTTATTTGTAGTGTGCAGGTATACTGGCCATAA
- a CDS encoding DUF6783 domain-containing protein, whose amino-acid sequence MCVTLCERFVPDEGIVAGYADRIGDKSPAKWDVQLAGMNFHIHSGSVAAERFSHRDLRPPALSHSLPSVTIPHPNSSAKKAPATRGKPFSFFHHTVACCTYVLHSFLFLF is encoded by the coding sequence CTGTGCGTCACACTTTGTGAGAGATTTGTCCCCGATGAGGGAATCGTAGCGGGCTACGCTGACCGAATTGGGGACAAATCTCCCGCAAAATGGGACGTGCAGCTTGCCGGAATGAATTTTCATATACACTCTGGCTCCGTGGCAGCGGAACGCTTCTCTCACAGGGATCTCCGTCCTCCGGCCCTCTCCCATTCACTTCCGTCCGTTACCATCCCCCACCCCAATTCCAGTGCAAAAAAGGCCCCCGCAACCCGCGGCAAGCCTTTTTCCTTTTTTCATCATACAGTCGCATGCTGTACATATGTTTTGCATTCTTTTTTATTTTTATTCTGA
- a CDS encoding CBS domain-containing protein, with protein MNILFFLTPKSDVAYIYDSYSLRQVLEKMEYHRYSCIPIIGENGKYVGTITEGDLLWGLKNRGDLNLKAAEEIPITSFKRRANYTPVRVDSDMEDLLDKAMRQNFVPVIDDQKNFIGIVTRRDIMQYICSERQNKNKKECKTYVQHATV; from the coding sequence ATGAATATTTTATTTTTTCTCACTCCGAAGAGTGATGTGGCCTATATCTATGACAGCTATAGTTTAAGGCAGGTCTTGGAAAAGATGGAATATCACCGGTATTCATGCATTCCGATTATCGGGGAGAACGGAAAATATGTGGGGACAATTACTGAAGGAGACTTACTTTGGGGACTGAAAAACCGCGGCGACCTGAATTTAAAAGCTGCGGAGGAGATTCCGATCACATCATTCAAGCGCCGGGCCAACTATACGCCGGTCCGTGTGGATTCCGACATGGAAGATTTGTTGGACAAGGCTATGCGGCAGAATTTTGTACCGGTTATTGACGACCAGAAGAATTTTATAGGTATTGTCACAAGAAGGGACATAATGCAGTATATTTGTTCCGAGCGTCAGAATAAAAATAAAAAAGAATGCAAAACATATGTACAGCATGCGACTGTATGA
- the hemW gene encoding radical SAM family heme chaperone HemW, translated as MKKDLGLYLHIPFCIQKCGYCDFLSAPAGREEREAYVQALEKEIRSYGDFAGGYRVSTVFVGGGTPSCLEASQTERIFEAVKDTFEIERMPEITMEMNPGTVTKEKLQAYKNCGINRLSIGLQSVRDSNLRLLGRIHTYEEFLESFRLAREAGFQNINVDLISSLPGQTEEFWREELKTIAELSPEHISVYQLILEEGTTFYEKYAAHPELLPDEETSRAIYQATEEVLGQYGFHQYEISNYAKEGRECRHNLKYWERDDYLGLGLGAASMVRNIRMNNTGDMKTYLEKCGEPKTMRTDVQFLEEPRQIEEFMFLGLRKTRGISKKEFRRVFGRDIELVYEKALKKLFSSGMLLEKKDRLYLSKEGVLLSNAVLSEFLFDSSDEPENL; from the coding sequence ATGAAAAAAGATTTGGGGCTGTATCTTCACATTCCTTTCTGCATACAGAAATGCGGATACTGTGACTTTCTATCCGCGCCGGCAGGCAGGGAAGAGAGGGAGGCATATGTGCAGGCTTTGGAAAAAGAAATCCGAAGCTACGGGGATTTTGCCGGGGGCTATAGGGTATCCACCGTTTTTGTGGGAGGAGGCACGCCCTCCTGTCTGGAGGCATCTCAGACTGAGAGAATCTTTGAAGCAGTAAAGGATACCTTTGAAATAGAGAGGATGCCGGAGATCACCATGGAGATGAATCCCGGCACTGTGACGAAAGAGAAGCTGCAGGCGTACAAAAACTGCGGCATCAACCGTCTGAGCATTGGTCTGCAGTCTGTCAGGGACAGCAATTTAAGACTCCTCGGAAGGATCCACACCTATGAGGAGTTTCTGGAAAGCTTTCGTCTGGCGAGAGAGGCCGGGTTTCAAAACATCAATGTGGATTTGATCTCCTCTCTGCCGGGACAGACAGAGGAGTTTTGGAGAGAAGAGCTTAAAACGATAGCGGAGCTTTCCCCGGAACATATATCCGTCTATCAGCTTATTCTGGAAGAAGGCACTACGTTTTATGAGAAGTATGCCGCACATCCGGAGCTTCTACCTGACGAGGAGACCAGCAGGGCTATTTACCAGGCAACAGAGGAAGTGCTTGGACAATACGGATTCCACCAGTATGAGATTTCCAATTACGCAAAAGAGGGCAGAGAATGCCGGCATAATTTGAAATACTGGGAAAGGGACGACTATCTGGGACTTGGCCTGGGCGCGGCTTCCATGGTGAGAAACATCCGTATGAATAATACGGGTGATATGAAAACTTATCTGGAAAAATGCGGGGAACCGAAAACTATGCGCACAGATGTGCAGTTTTTGGAGGAACCCCGGCAAATAGAAGAATTTATGTTCCTAGGGCTTCGCAAGACAAGGGGAATATCCAAAAAAGAATTCCGCCGTGTCTTTGGCAGGGATATTGAACTGGTATATGAAAAGGCACTGAAAAAACTATTTTCAAGCGGAATGCTTCTGGAGAAAAAGGACAGGCTGTATCTGTCAAAAGAAGGCGTGCTTCTCAGCAATGCGGTCCTTTCTGAGTTCCTTTTTGACAGTTCGGATGAACCTGAAAATTTGTGA